In a single window of the Sphingosinicella microcystinivorans genome:
- a CDS encoding LemA family protein — MRKFLLPFFALLTLTACGINTVPTREEAVKAAWAEVESQYQRRADLIPNLVATVKGFAAQEREVLEAVTQARASATQTTISADQLTDPAAVERFQAAQDQLSGALSRLLVTVERYPDLKSNENFLALQSQLEGTENRITVARRDYNQAVQAYNTEIRTFPSLIAAKFIYGAEPITPFKATTQGAETAPTVSFE, encoded by the coding sequence ATGCGCAAGTTCCTGCTCCCGTTTTTCGCCCTGCTGACGCTCACGGCGTGCGGCATCAACACCGTGCCGACCCGCGAGGAGGCCGTGAAGGCGGCGTGGGCCGAGGTGGAAAGCCAGTACCAGCGGCGCGCGGACCTGATCCCGAACCTCGTCGCCACGGTGAAGGGCTTCGCCGCGCAGGAGCGCGAGGTGCTGGAAGCCGTGACGCAGGCGCGCGCCTCCGCGACGCAGACGACGATCAGCGCCGACCAGCTCACCGACCCCGCCGCCGTCGAGCGTTTCCAGGCCGCGCAGGACCAGCTTTCCGGCGCGCTTTCCCGCCTGCTCGTCACCGTCGAGCGCTACCCGGACCTGAAATCGAACGAGAATTTCCTCGCGCTGCAATCGCAGCTCGAAGGCACCGAGAACCGCATCACCGTCGCGCGGCGCGACTACAACCAGGCGGTGCAGGCCTACAACACCGAGATCCGCACCTTCCCGAGCCTGATCGCGGCGAAGTTCATCTACGGCGCCGAGCCCATCACGCCGTTCAAGGCCACGACGCAGGGAGCCGAAACCGCGCCGACCGTGTCGTTCGAATAA
- a CDS encoding TPM domain-containing protein — protein MHRLLACLAALLLAFPAAAQQFPKLSGRVVDAADLLSPETEAALAEKLQTLEDTTTRQLVVATIPDLQGYDIADYGYRLGRAWGIGQGEADNGALLIVAPNERKVRIEVGYGLEGYLTDALSSVIINRQIVPRFRDGDMEGGVVAGADAIVAQLSLPPEEARANLIAARERRQEETRHGLGLIPTILVIWFVFWMLRGVLGGKRRRGRGGPIIIWGPGSGGRSSGWGGSGWGGGSSGGFGGGGFSGGGGSFGGGGASGSW, from the coding sequence ATGCACCGGCTGCTCGCGTGCCTCGCCGCGCTGCTGCTGGCGTTCCCGGCGGCAGCGCAGCAGTTCCCCAAGCTTTCGGGGCGCGTCGTCGATGCCGCGGACCTGCTGTCGCCGGAAACCGAGGCCGCGCTCGCCGAGAAGCTGCAAACGCTGGAGGATACGACGACGCGCCAGCTCGTCGTCGCCACCATCCCCGACCTTCAGGGCTATGACATCGCCGACTACGGCTACCGGCTCGGCCGCGCATGGGGAATCGGGCAGGGCGAGGCGGACAACGGCGCGCTGCTGATCGTCGCGCCCAACGAGCGCAAGGTGCGCATCGAGGTCGGCTACGGGCTCGAGGGCTATCTGACCGACGCCCTCTCCTCCGTCATCATCAACCGCCAGATCGTGCCGCGCTTCCGCGACGGCGACATGGAAGGCGGTGTCGTCGCGGGCGCCGACGCCATCGTCGCCCAGCTCTCGCTGCCGCCCGAGGAAGCCCGCGCCAACCTGATCGCCGCACGCGAGCGGCGGCAGGAGGAAACCCGGCACGGCCTCGGACTCATCCCGACCATCCTCGTCATCTGGTTCGTGTTCTGGATGCTGCGCGGCGTGCTCGGCGGCAAGCGGCGGCGCGGGCGCGGCGGTCCCATCATCATCTGGGGGCCGGGAAGCGGTGGCCGGAGCAGCGGCTGGGGCGGTAGCGGCTGGGGCGGCGGTTCCTCCGGAGGCTTCGGCGGTGGCGGATTTTCAGGGGGCGGCGGCAGCTTCGGCGGCGGCGGCGCGAGCGGGAGCTGGTGA
- a CDS encoding TPM domain-containing protein, producing the protein MRLTNDEHARVSDAITSAERTTSGEIFCVVTRRTDDYRAVPFAWAALAAIVLPPMLLWLGVPDPLWFTSGGWSDGGHPAPRLVIALYASLSVLLFVAAFLIVRLPPVLRLLTPRSLKRSAVHRAAVESFLSHGIHVTEDRTGVLIFLSLDDHVAEIVADEGIYDRVEHEVWGDALDALLAEVRDGRIADGFVKAIGMCGAVLSAHFPPCARNPNELPDRLIEI; encoded by the coding sequence ATGCGGCTGACGAACGACGAGCACGCGCGCGTCAGTGACGCCATTACGTCAGCGGAACGGACCACCTCCGGAGAGATATTCTGCGTCGTCACGCGGCGGACGGACGACTACCGCGCCGTCCCCTTCGCCTGGGCCGCGCTTGCCGCGATCGTGCTGCCGCCGATGCTGCTTTGGCTCGGCGTCCCCGACCCGCTGTGGTTCACCAGCGGCGGCTGGAGCGACGGCGGACACCCCGCGCCGCGTCTCGTCATCGCGCTCTACGCCTCGCTCTCGGTGCTGCTGTTCGTCGCGGCCTTCCTCATCGTGCGCTTGCCGCCCGTCCTGCGCCTGCTGACGCCGCGCTCGCTGAAACGCAGCGCCGTGCACCGTGCGGCAGTGGAAAGCTTCCTCTCGCACGGCATCCATGTGACCGAAGACCGCACGGGCGTGCTCATCTTTCTGTCGCTCGACGATCATGTCGCTGAAATCGTTGCCGACGAAGGCATCTATGATAGGGTCGAGCACGAGGTCTGGGGCGATGCGCTGGATGCGTTGCTCGCCGAGGTTCGGGACGGCAGGATTGCGGACGGTTTCGTCAAGGCGATCGGAATGTGCGGGGCCGTGCTGTCGGCCCACTTCCCGCCGTGCGCGCGCAATCCCAACGAACTTCCGGACAGGCTGATCGAGATCTAG
- the mscL gene encoding large conductance mechanosensitive channel protein MscL: protein MLNEFKAFIAKGNVLDLAVAVIIGGAFGTIVSSLTEDVIMPVVGAIFGGLDFSALFVRLGSVPEGYAGSLTDYAALKEAGVPMLGYGAFITAAINFLILAFIIFLLVRTANKLIAKKEEAPAGPSEEVVLLREIRDSLKK, encoded by the coding sequence ATGCTGAATGAATTCAAGGCTTTCATTGCAAAGGGCAACGTGCTCGACCTCGCCGTCGCCGTCATCATCGGCGGCGCCTTCGGCACCATCGTCAGTTCGCTGACCGAAGACGTCATCATGCCCGTCGTGGGCGCGATCTTCGGCGGTCTCGACTTTTCGGCGCTGTTCGTGCGTCTGGGTTCCGTGCCGGAAGGCTATGCCGGTTCGCTCACCGACTATGCCGCGCTCAAGGAAGCCGGCGTGCCGATGCTCGGCTACGGCGCGTTCATCACCGCCGCGATCAACTTCCTGATCCTCGCCTTCATCATCTTCCTGCTGGTGCGCACGGCGAACAAGCTGATCGCGAAGAAGGAAGAGGCGCCGGCCGGTCCGAGCGAGGAGGTGGTGCTGCTCCGCGAGATCCGCGATTCGCTGAAGAAGTAA
- a CDS encoding ParB/RepB/Spo0J family partition protein yields MSQPKRPTGLGRGLSALLEEMGSAVAPPRSEPGTAPAVPAGDAGSSMGAQMLPMAMISPNPKQPRRRFDETAQAELIASVKRQGLLQPILVRPVDGGRFEIVAGERRWRAAQAAQLHDVPVLVRRLTDEEAFEVALVENVQRQDLNAIEEAEGYKRLIDDYGHTQEDIARIVGKSRSHVANMVRLLDLPDDVRELLIEGRLTMGHARALLTAPDPSALARDVVQMGLSVREVEARAKKPRAPRKSAPRETARSADLESLEGQLAEQLGLRVRLEFDGEGGRLTLFYSDLDQLDMLCQRLSGERF; encoded by the coding sequence ATGTCCCAGCCTAAGCGTCCCACCGGCCTCGGCCGCGGCCTGTCCGCCCTGCTTGAGGAGATGGGCAGCGCCGTCGCGCCGCCGCGCAGCGAGCCGGGAACCGCTCCGGCGGTTCCCGCGGGCGACGCGGGCAGCAGCATGGGCGCGCAGATGCTCCCGATGGCGATGATCTCGCCGAACCCGAAGCAGCCGCGCCGCCGCTTCGACGAGACGGCGCAGGCCGAGCTCATCGCATCGGTGAAGCGGCAGGGCCTTCTGCAGCCGATCCTCGTGCGCCCCGTGGACGGCGGCCGCTTCGAGATCGTGGCGGGCGAACGCCGCTGGCGCGCGGCGCAGGCGGCGCAGCTTCACGACGTGCCCGTGCTCGTCCGCCGCCTCACCGACGAGGAAGCGTTCGAGGTCGCGCTCGTCGAGAACGTGCAGCGCCAGGACCTGAACGCGATCGAAGAGGCGGAAGGCTACAAGCGGCTGATCGACGACTACGGCCACACGCAGGAGGACATCGCCCGCATCGTCGGCAAGTCGCGCAGCCATGTCGCGAACATGGTCCGCCTGCTCGATCTTCCAGACGATGTCCGCGAGCTGCTGATCGAGGGGCGGCTGACGATGGGCCATGCGCGCGCGCTGCTCACGGCGCCCGATCCGTCGGCGTTGGCGCGCGACGTTGTGCAGATGGGCCTTTCGGTGCGCGAGGTCGAGGCGCGGGCGAAAAAGCCGCGCGCGCCCCGCAAGTCCGCGCCGCGGGAGACGGCCCGCAGCGCCGATCTCGAATCGCTGGAAGGCCAGCTCGCCGAGCAGCTCGGCCTCCGGGTGCGTCTCGAATTCGATGGGGAAGGCGGCCGCCTGACGCTGTTCTACAGCGATCTCGACCAGCTCGACATGCTCTGCCAGCGGCTTTCGGGCGAGCGCTTCTAG
- a CDS encoding ParA family protein, protein MIRIAVANQKGGVGKTTTAINVATAIAATGRRVLIVDLDPQGNSSTGVGVDQNARQRTSYDMLIGACSAADAVVATAIPRLSLIPSTVDLSGAEVELVEMEGRIHRLDTALQAPAMQVYDYIIIDCPPSLGILTMNAMVAAQSLLVPLQCEFFALEGLSQLLNTVERVRAGYNQRLNIIGVVLTMYDKRNRLSEQVAADVRAVLGKIVFETIIPRNVRLSEAPSHGLPALVYDHRCAGSEAYIDLSRELLGRTEPHARAA, encoded by the coding sequence GTGATCAGGATCGCGGTGGCAAATCAGAAGGGCGGCGTCGGCAAGACCACGACCGCCATTAACGTCGCGACGGCGATCGCCGCGACCGGGCGGCGCGTGCTGATCGTCGATCTCGATCCGCAGGGCAACAGCTCGACCGGCGTCGGCGTCGACCAGAATGCGCGCCAGCGCACGAGCTACGACATGCTCATCGGCGCGTGCAGCGCGGCCGACGCGGTGGTCGCCACCGCGATCCCGCGCCTGTCGCTGATCCCCTCGACGGTCGACCTGTCGGGCGCCGAGGTCGAGCTCGTCGAAATGGAGGGGCGCATCCACCGCCTCGACACCGCGCTGCAGGCGCCCGCGATGCAGGTCTACGACTACATCATCATCGACTGTCCGCCGTCGCTCGGTATCCTCACCATGAACGCCATGGTCGCCGCGCAGTCGCTGCTCGTGCCGCTCCAGTGCGAGTTTTTCGCGCTCGAAGGCCTCAGCCAGCTTCTGAACACGGTGGAGCGCGTGCGCGCGGGCTACAACCAGCGGCTCAACATCATCGGCGTGGTGCTCACCATGTACGACAAGCGCAACCGCCTGTCGGAACAGGTCGCCGCCGACGTGCGCGCCGTGCTCGGCAAGATCGTGTTCGAGACGATCATTCCGCGCAACGTCCGCCTGTCCGAGGCGCCGAGCCACGGGCTGCCGGCGCTCGTCTACGATCACCGCTGCGCGGGATCCGAAGCCTATATCGACCTGTCCCGCGAGCTTCTGGGGCGGACGGAACCGCACGCCCGCGCCGCCTAA
- the rsmG gene encoding 16S rRNA (guanine(527)-N(7))-methyltransferase RsmG, which translates to MSNAPPERPEDGRDWFAATFDVSRETLAKLDTYAALLAAWQAKFNLVGPATLPHVWVRHFADSAQLLRLADREGAAHRPTWLDIGSGAGFPGMVIALLTGDSVTLVDSIRKKTLFLETVRDELGLGPGVKILNQRVESLAAVKFDYITARACAPLAKLFDWGEPYAAKSCTWLLLKGAAVEDELAEARRRFVFEHELIPSLTDPRGRIVRARSVRRRR; encoded by the coding sequence ATGTCAAACGCGCCGCCTGAGCGCCCGGAGGACGGGCGCGACTGGTTCGCGGCGACGTTCGATGTTTCACGTGAAACATTGGCGAAGCTCGATACCTATGCCGCGCTGCTCGCGGCATGGCAGGCGAAGTTCAACCTCGTCGGCCCGGCGACGCTGCCCCACGTCTGGGTCCGCCATTTCGCCGATTCGGCGCAGCTCCTCCGCCTCGCCGACCGCGAAGGCGCGGCGCATCGGCCGACATGGCTCGACATCGGGAGCGGCGCGGGCTTTCCCGGCATGGTCATCGCGCTGCTCACGGGTGATTCGGTCACGCTCGTCGATTCGATTCGCAAGAAGACATTGTTCCTCGAAACCGTGCGCGATGAGCTCGGACTCGGCCCAGGTGTCAAGATATTGAATCAACGCGTGGAATCGCTCGCCGCCGTCAAGTTCGACTACATCACCGCCCGCGCCTGCGCCCCGCTCGCGAAGCTGTTTGACTGGGGCGAACCCTATGCGGCAAAGTCCTGCACATGGCTGCTGCTCAAAGGCGCGGCGGTCGAGGACGAGCTTGCCGAAGCCCGGCGCCGCTTCGTTTTCGAACATGAGTTGATACCCAGCCTTACCGATCCGCGCGGGCGGATCGTGCGGGCGCGAAGTGTGCGGAGGCGTCGGTGA
- the mnmG gene encoding tRNA uridine-5-carboxymethylaminomethyl(34) synthesis enzyme MnmG: MMERFDVLVIGAGHAGCEAATAAARVGAHTLLVTPGRDTIGVMSCNPAIGGLGKGHIVREIDALGGAMSEVADAAAIQYRLLNRRKGPAVQGPRAQADRKLYRRAMQRAIDAQAGLAVLDARVDDLLVDTGGVSGVVLSDGVTIAARTVVLATGTFLGGVIHVGGDVRAGGRVGEASSVALARRLRALGLPMARLKTGTPARLDGRTIDWTRVGWQAGDETPSFFAATTRRAVNPQLSCGITRTNVATHDIIRENIHDSAVYSGRIEGTGPRYCPSIEDKVMRFGDRDGHQVFLEPEGLDDPLVYPNGLSTSLPADVQLAFLRTLAGLEHVEIARPGYAIEYDYIDPRALSRTLELHAIPRLFFAGQINGTTGYEEAAGQGLVAGLNAARTALGLEPAGFDRAESYIGVMIDDLVTQGVTEPYRMFTSRAEYRLHLRADNADQRLSEKAIALGLLGGARARLYRERAEALAKGKALLDTARASPARLQRQGLAVRQDGVARSAFEWLRFPEVAWADAAAVWPELADIAPGYAEQLHTDARYAVYLERQSVEIDAFRRDEALRLPRDLDYSGVGGLSNEMIDRLNRARPDSLGAAARVAGVTPAALTALLRHVKRAA; the protein is encoded by the coding sequence ATCATGGAACGATTCGACGTACTCGTGATCGGGGCCGGACATGCCGGCTGCGAGGCGGCGACTGCCGCCGCGCGGGTCGGCGCGCACACTTTGCTCGTGACGCCCGGACGCGACACCATCGGCGTCATGTCGTGTAACCCGGCCATCGGCGGTCTCGGCAAAGGCCATATCGTTCGGGAAATCGACGCGCTGGGCGGCGCGATGTCGGAAGTCGCCGACGCGGCCGCCATCCAGTACCGTCTGCTGAATCGCCGCAAGGGGCCCGCCGTGCAGGGCCCGCGCGCGCAGGCCGACCGCAAGCTCTACCGCCGGGCGATGCAGCGGGCGATCGACGCGCAGGCGGGTCTCGCCGTTCTGGACGCGCGCGTCGACGACCTGCTCGTGGACACCGGCGGGGTTTCCGGCGTCGTGCTGTCCGACGGCGTGACGATCGCGGCGCGCACGGTCGTGCTGGCGACCGGGACTTTTCTCGGCGGCGTCATTCACGTGGGCGGCGATGTCCGCGCGGGCGGCAGGGTCGGCGAGGCGTCGTCCGTCGCGCTCGCCCGCCGCCTTCGCGCTCTCGGATTGCCGATGGCGCGTCTGAAGACGGGCACGCCCGCGCGCCTCGACGGCCGCACCATCGACTGGACCCGGGTGGGCTGGCAGGCGGGCGACGAGACGCCGTCCTTCTTCGCCGCGACGACGCGCAGGGCGGTGAACCCGCAGCTGAGTTGCGGCATCACGCGCACCAATGTCGCGACGCACGACATCATCCGCGAGAACATCCACGACAGCGCGGTGTACAGCGGCCGCATCGAGGGCACCGGCCCGCGCTACTGCCCGTCGATCGAGGACAAGGTGATGCGTTTCGGGGACCGGGACGGGCACCAGGTCTTCCTCGAGCCGGAAGGCCTCGACGATCCGCTCGTCTATCCCAACGGCCTTTCCACGTCGCTTCCCGCCGATGTGCAGCTGGCGTTTCTTCGCACGCTCGCCGGACTGGAGCATGTCGAGATCGCGCGGCCGGGCTATGCGATCGAGTACGACTATATCGACCCGCGCGCGCTGTCGCGGACGCTCGAACTCCATGCGATCCCGCGCCTGTTTTTCGCCGGGCAGATCAACGGGACGACCGGCTACGAGGAAGCCGCGGGGCAGGGGCTGGTGGCGGGGCTGAACGCCGCGCGGACCGCGCTCGGTCTGGAGCCGGCCGGGTTCGACCGCGCAGAATCCTATATCGGCGTGATGATCGACGACCTCGTCACGCAGGGCGTGACCGAGCCCTATCGCATGTTCACCTCGCGTGCCGAGTATCGTCTCCACCTCCGCGCCGACAACGCCGACCAGCGGCTTTCGGAGAAGGCGATCGCGCTCGGGCTCCTCGGGGGAGCGCGCGCGCGCCTCTATCGGGAACGGGCGGAAGCGCTCGCGAAGGGAAAGGCGCTGCTCGACACGGCGCGCGCTTCGCCCGCCCGGTTGCAGCGTCAGGGCCTCGCCGTCCGGCAAGACGGCGTCGCGCGCTCGGCGTTCGAATGGCTGCGGTTTCCCGAAGTCGCATGGGCCGACGCCGCGGCGGTTTGGCCGGAGCTGGCCGACATCGCGCCCGGATACGCCGAGCAGCTTCATACCGACGCGCGCTACGCGGTCTATCTCGAACGGCAGTCGGTCGAGATCGACGCGTTCCGCCGCGACGAGGCGCTGCGTTTGCCGCGCGACCTCGACTATTCCGGTGTCGGGGGTCTTTCCAATGAGATGATCGACCGGCTGAACCGCGCCCGGCCCGACAGTCTCGGGGCGGCCGCGCGGGTCGCCGGTGTCACCCCCGCGGCCCTCACCGCGCTTCTCCGCCATGTCAAACGCGCCGCCTGA
- the mnmE gene encoding tRNA uridine-5-carboxymethylaminomethyl(34) synthesis GTPase MnmE: MIEKKTIFSLSSGRPPAGVAVVRVSGPAAGAALRALARRLPSPRRAALVRLRAPDGDAIDDALVLWFPAPASFTGEDVAELHVTGGPAVVAALLGALGGMDGLRPAEPGEFARRAFDNGKLDLTQAEGLADLIDAETEAQRRQALRQASGGLKALAEAWHARLLSILAETEAALDFGEDEEDVSARLVDDQGPGIAALGAEIDRHLARYRFAERLRRGLTIVLLGAPNAGKSSLINALARRDVAIVSPEAGTTRDLIEVHLDLGGVPATLVDTAGLRETEGVIEAEGVRRARARAEEADLVLFLVGPEGRDGDVPTGAVVVESKADLRPDPPEQGHEQEQRLRVSAITGEGLASLEALLVDHARRLAGSGQDALVTHERQRAALAECRDALGTAAGENDVVLRAESLRTAMRSLGRLTGRVGVEDILDIVFGRFCIGK; encoded by the coding sequence ATGATTGAAAAGAAAACGATATTCTCGCTGTCGTCGGGGCGACCGCCCGCCGGTGTCGCGGTCGTGCGTGTCTCCGGCCCGGCAGCGGGCGCGGCGCTTCGGGCGCTTGCGCGGCGACTGCCGTCGCCGCGGCGGGCGGCGCTCGTGCGCTTGCGGGCGCCGGACGGAGACGCGATCGACGATGCGCTCGTGCTGTGGTTCCCGGCGCCCGCCAGCTTCACGGGCGAGGACGTCGCCGAGTTGCACGTCACGGGGGGTCCGGCGGTGGTCGCCGCGCTGCTGGGAGCGCTCGGCGGGATGGACGGCCTGCGCCCCGCGGAGCCCGGCGAATTCGCGCGCCGCGCGTTCGACAACGGCAAGCTCGATCTGACGCAGGCGGAGGGGCTCGCGGACCTGATCGACGCGGAGACGGAGGCGCAGCGGCGGCAGGCGCTGCGGCAGGCGTCGGGCGGATTGAAGGCGCTTGCCGAAGCCTGGCACGCCCGGCTGCTTTCGATCCTTGCCGAAACCGAGGCGGCGCTCGATTTCGGGGAGGACGAGGAGGATGTCAGCGCGCGGCTCGTTGACGATCAGGGACCGGGGATCGCGGCGCTCGGCGCGGAGATCGACCGGCATCTGGCCCGTTACCGGTTCGCCGAACGGCTGCGGCGGGGACTCACGATTGTTTTGCTCGGCGCGCCGAACGCGGGGAAGTCGAGCCTGATCAACGCGCTGGCAAGGCGCGATGTCGCGATCGTTTCGCCGGAGGCGGGGACGACGCGCGACCTCATAGAAGTGCATCTCGACCTCGGGGGCGTTCCCGCGACGCTTGTCGACACGGCGGGCCTGCGCGAAACGGAAGGCGTCATCGAAGCGGAAGGCGTCCGGCGTGCCCGTGCCCGCGCCGAGGAAGCGGACCTCGTTCTCTTTCTCGTCGGTCCCGAAGGGCGTGACGGGGATGTGCCCACGGGAGCGGTGGTCGTGGAGTCGAAGGCGGACCTTCGGCCCGATCCGCCAGAACAGGGGCACGAGCAGGAGCAGCGGCTTCGCGTGTCGGCGATCACCGGCGAGGGCCTTGCGTCGCTCGAGGCACTGCTCGTCGATCACGCCCGAAGGCTGGCGGGGTCGGGGCAGGACGCGCTGGTGACGCACGAGCGTCAGAGGGCCGCGCTGGCGGAATGCAGGGATGCGCTGGGCACGGCCGCCGGAGAGAATGACGTGGTGCTTCGGGCGGAATCCTTGCGGACGGCGATGCGTTCGCTGGGCCGCCTGACAGGCCGTGTCGGGGTCGAGGACATACTGGATATTGTGTTCGGGCGCTTCTGCATCGGCAAATGA
- a CDS encoding DUF6489 family protein has translation MKVNIEIDCTPEEARAFMGLPDVRPLHDLYIDRMTGLMKDGITAGDVERLMSNWLPSAASGIGEVQKAMWNAMTGGVTGGKKG, from the coding sequence ATGAAGGTGAATATCGAGATCGACTGCACGCCCGAGGAGGCGCGCGCCTTCATGGGGCTTCCGGATGTCCGGCCGCTGCACGACCTCTATATCGACCGCATGACCGGCCTGATGAAGGACGGCATCACGGCGGGCGACGTCGAGCGCCTGATGTCGAACTGGCTGCCGAGCGCGGCGAGCGGCATCGGCGAGGTGCAGAAGGCGATGTGGAACGCCATGACCGGGGGCGTCACGGGCGGCAAGAAGGGCTAG
- a CDS encoding dienelactone hydrolase family protein has translation MGETIRIETLDGDGSFSAYLAKPEGAGPFPGIVVIQEIFGVNAGIRAMCDDWAKAGFIALAPDMFWRLQPGVELTDKTKAEWDEAIGLMTRFDIDPGIRDIEAALRALRARPDSNGKAGTVGFCLGGRMAYLSGTRTDTDASVAYYGGGIDQYLGESHAIARPMLLHFAEEDGFIDKVAQAKIREALSGHPRVTLHFYPGVDHAFARVDGTHRDEAAAGLANGRTLDFFRAHLG, from the coding sequence ATGGGAGAAACGATCCGAATCGAAACGCTGGACGGCGACGGCAGCTTCAGCGCCTATCTCGCGAAGCCCGAGGGCGCCGGCCCCTTCCCCGGTATCGTCGTCATCCAGGAGATCTTCGGCGTCAACGCCGGAATCCGCGCGATGTGCGACGACTGGGCGAAGGCCGGCTTCATCGCGCTCGCGCCCGACATGTTCTGGCGGCTGCAGCCCGGCGTCGAACTCACCGACAAGACCAAGGCCGAGTGGGACGAAGCCATCGGCCTGATGACGCGCTTCGACATCGACCCCGGTATCCGCGACATCGAGGCGGCGCTTCGCGCGCTGAGGGCACGTCCCGATTCGAACGGCAAGGCCGGCACCGTCGGCTTCTGCCTCGGCGGGCGCATGGCCTATCTTTCGGGAACGCGCACCGACACCGACGCTTCGGTCGCCTACTACGGCGGCGGCATCGACCAGTATCTCGGCGAATCCCACGCCATCGCCCGGCCGATGCTGCTCCATTTCGCCGAGGAGGACGGCTTCATCGACAAGGTGGCGCAGGCGAAGATCCGCGAGGCGCTTTCCGGCCACCCGCGCGTGACGCTGCACTTCTACCCCGGCGTCGACCATGCCTTCGCGCGCGTCGACGGCACGCACCGGGACGAGGCCGCCGCCGGACTCGCCAACGGCCGCACGCTCGACTTCTTCCGGGCGCACCTTGGCTGA
- a CDS encoding GNAT family N-acetyltransferase, whose translation MADPIVIRAVQAADARGILDIVNDAILNTTAWYDHVPWTPERVTEWQTAKAADGWPVIVAEAPGGSVAGFGSFGPFRARQAYAKTAEHSVYVAKAYRGQGCGRRLLEALVEEARARSLHTLIGGVDSENGGSLAFHRALGFEEAGRLREVGRKFDRWLTLVFMQKLL comes from the coding sequence TTGGCTGACCCCATTGTCATCAGGGCCGTTCAAGCCGCCGACGCGCGCGGCATTCTCGACATCGTCAATGACGCCATCCTCAACACGACCGCGTGGTACGATCATGTGCCGTGGACCCCGGAACGCGTTACCGAATGGCAGACTGCAAAGGCAGCGGATGGGTGGCCGGTGATCGTCGCGGAAGCGCCGGGCGGGAGCGTCGCCGGTTTCGGCAGCTTCGGTCCCTTCCGTGCCCGGCAGGCCTACGCGAAAACGGCGGAGCATTCCGTCTACGTTGCCAAAGCATACCGTGGTCAGGGTTGTGGCCGCCGACTCCTCGAAGCGCTCGTCGAAGAGGCGCGCGCCCGCAGCCTGCATACGCTCATCGGCGGGGTCGATTCCGAAAATGGCGGCAGTCTTGCCTTTCACCGCGCACTCGGCTTCGAGGAAGCCGGGCGGCTACGCGAGGTCGGGCGCAAGTTTGATCGCTGGCTGACGCTCGTGTTCATGCAGAAGCTGCTGTGA
- a CDS encoding quinone oxidoreductase family protein, whose translation MAYRMAFQKTGGPEVITRQDFAPAPPGPGELAVRHTAIGVNFIDTYHRSGLYPVTLPAAPGIEAAGVVEAVGEGVGGFAPGDRIGYFTGKPGAYATHRNIPAAQALKLPDGLADDAAAAVMLKAATTEYLVERCARLKAGDTALVHAAAGGVGLLLVQWLKAIGVRVAATAGSADKQALAKSAGADIACGYAEAAEAAREITGGAGVDAVFDGVGKATWDVSLAALRTRGLLASFGNASGPVTGVDLGILAARGSLFVTRPTVVHYYGTPEEFRAGSERFLGMLASGRLKADIHQRRALADAAQVHRDLEARRTTGATIMLPEA comes from the coding sequence ATGGCGTATCGAATGGCGTTTCAGAAAACCGGCGGGCCGGAGGTGATCACGCGGCAGGACTTTGCGCCCGCCCCGCCCGGCCCCGGCGAACTCGCGGTCCGCCATACCGCGATCGGGGTCAACTTCATCGACACCTATCACCGCAGCGGGCTCTATCCGGTGACGCTTCCCGCCGCGCCCGGCATCGAGGCCGCGGGCGTCGTCGAGGCGGTCGGCGAGGGCGTCGGCGGCTTCGCGCCCGGCGACCGTATCGGCTACTTCACCGGAAAGCCCGGTGCCTATGCCACGCACCGCAACATCCCGGCCGCGCAGGCGCTGAAGCTTCCGGACGGCCTTGCCGATGACGCGGCGGCGGCGGTGATGCTGAAGGCGGCGACCACCGAGTATCTCGTCGAGCGCTGCGCGCGCCTGAAGGCGGGGGACACCGCGCTCGTCCACGCCGCGGCAGGCGGTGTCGGGCTGCTGCTGGTGCAGTGGCTGAAGGCGATCGGCGTCCGCGTCGCCGCGACGGCCGGATCGGCCGACAAGCAGGCGCTTGCCAAGTCGGCGGGCGCGGACATCGCCTGCGGCTATGCCGAGGCGGCCGAGGCGGCGCGCGAGATAACGGGCGGCGCCGGCGTCGACGCGGTGTTCGACGGCGTCGGCAAGGCGACGTGGGACGTGTCGCTGGCGGCGCTCCGCACGCGCGGGCTCCTCGCCAGCTTCGGCAACGCCTCCGGGCCGGTGACGGGCGTCGACCTCGGCATCCTCGCCGCCAGGGGCTCGCTGTTCGTCACGCGGCCCACGGTCGTGCATTACTATGGAACGCCGGAGGAATTCCGCGCCGGTTCGGAGCGCTTCCTCGGGATGCTCGCATCGGGCAGGCTGAAAGCCGACATCCACCAGCGCCGTGCGCTCGCGGATGCCGCCCAGGTGCACCGCGACCTCGAGGCGCGCAGGACCACGGGCGCGACGATCATGCTTCCGGAGGCGTGA